In the Raphanus sativus cultivar WK10039 unplaced genomic scaffold, ASM80110v3 Scaffold2134, whole genome shotgun sequence genome, one interval contains:
- the LOC108830070 gene encoding protein NUCLEAR FUSION DEFECTIVE 6, mitochondrial, whose protein sequence is MAATGVRRVLQSTSSSTARILFGRSSASSSAPKLGSSSSRSSLRRRLTSSRIPVELSAGMSLIPLHSVTASALLTSLLSLSNQSWGCLSEGFATTL, encoded by the exons ATGGCGGCCACCGGCGTGAGAAGAGTCCTTCAGTCAACATCGTCATCCACGGCGAGAATACTCTTCGGTCGTTCATCAGCTTCCTCTTCTGCTCCCAAACTCGGATCATCTTCATCTCGCTCCTCTCTTCGCAGGAGGCTCACATCCTCCAG GATCCCAGTGGAGCTGAGTGCAGGAATGTCGCTTATACCCTTACATAGTGTTACTGCCTCAGCATTGCTCACTTCTTTGCTGTCTCTGAGCAATCAAAGCTGGGGTTGCCTTTCAGAAG GATTTGCGACGACGCTATAA